ATTAAAACAATAATTATTCTGTACGGTTTATTGGAAAATGTCTTTTTCGGATTTGGAACTTCTAGATAAATTCCACTACGGATTTAAAACATAAATATCCTGCTGAATTTCTTTAGCTTATATTTTAGCCGATTTTAAAAAAGGAAAATTTTGTATTGAATTGAAATTCAAATGAGTATTTGTGCTTATACGAGAAGAATATAGATCCTTAACTAATAATTCAGATGCTGCGACTTCACTAGCTCTCAAGTCTTCTATAATGATTTTATACAGATCTGGCGGAAGAATTGATGATCTATTTGCAGTAAATGGATGCGGTAAATTGCATGCTTGTAGAACACCGCAAAAAATAAGTGAGATTAAGATCAAATTGTATATTAAATCTAAATTTGATCGCCTCTTATTGTGGGTTTGAAATTTCGTAAAACCTAAGAGATTCAATATAGTAAGCAAATCTTTTTTCATATTGTGGTATTTTATTAATTGAAAAAAATAAATTCAAACTCAAAAAAAGATTAATTGCAAAATAGGAAGGATTAAAAATTCGGCTGAAACATCAGAAAGAATTCCTTCTTATTGGGAATTAACTTATGGCACATAAAAAACATTAACTGAATCTGCTTATAAATTAATTATAGGGCTTATAAAAAACAAAGTGTTTAATCGAGTAATATTGCGTTTAGTCGATAATTTTAGACAACAAGGTACGATTTTATTTACACAGAAATTCACAATGTAGTATTAAACATATAATTTTAACAGCCAAAACTCAAAAATTATAAAAAATAAGAAAAAACTGTTAATTTTTAAAAAACAAACACCCAAAAACCTGTAAATCAGTATTTTAAATAAAAAAAGCCTTTTTACAGGCAATGTAAAAGGCTCTTTAAAAATGAAGAAGAAAATGATTTAAAAAATCACTTTTTTTGAAGTGGCATCACCATTTTCATAAAATATTTTAAGTATCAAAACTTGATGAGTAGAAACTAAATTCGAAATAATTACTTTACTTGATTCAATTTTACTATTTCTATACAATTCATTTCCTGAAATATCATAAATATCAATTTCTTTAAGATTTCCATCCAAAGATTCAACAGTAATGACATGATTTTTTACTGCTACTAAAACCCCCTCTGATTCTTTTAAATTTGCTGCAACTTCAAGTGTTTTATCGTTGTAAATTATAGAAAAACGTTGATTAAATGTTCCAGCATCCGATTCAAATTGATAAGGAAACTGACTAAGATTATGAATTTTCCCCAGAGTTTTATCAGCCAAAAAAATATTCCTTCCATCAAAAAACTTGTCTTGATGATCAAGTTCTAAATAATAAGTTCCCTTCAAATTAGTCTTATATCCTAAAATAATCGAATCACTTTGTCTAAATGGCAAAGCTCTTCCTTGAATACTAAGTTTTTTACTTTCAGCAATACTATAAAAATCTAATCCCTGATTTGAACTCAAAAGCTCTGCATCGTAATTTAAATCTAGACCATTTGAAGCTCCTTCTGCGTAACCTAATAGAATTTGTCTAAATCCATTATCATTATTTTTAAAATTCAACCAAAAGCGTTGCTTTTCATCTTGCTCACTTTGTGTTTCTGAATTCTTGGCAGGTTTAAAAAAGGTGTTATTACTTCCAGAAATTCTCATACTATTGTTAAATTCCAAGGCTCCCACGACATTGCTTTTCACAAAAAATCCTTGTCCCGAAGCTATAGTACCGTCTGGAGCTTTATTGCTAACGCCAGAATTGAGAGCTGGTCTTGTACCAACGCCTCCCAGAAGATTATAAGCCGCAAAACCATCTTCTGTATATTCATTATTTTGAGGCGGCTGATTATGAGTCCAGAAATAAATTGCTCCTTTTGTTTTACCCGTATTAAACATTAAAAAGGCATCAGCGCTGATTGCAGAAGGATAAGGATTTCCGACCAAATAGTAATTATTGGCTGTTTCAAAATCAACTTTGACTTTTCCATTATTAGGAACTCCTTTAAATATTCCTTCAAATATTACACGATCTGTAAGGGAATAATTTTGTGGCGCCCTAACGTTATAACCTTGCCCTGGAATCATCATCATTGTTCCGTTATAATTGACTGTCCAGCCAGAGAGCGGATTATACCAATAGTATTTATCACCAAGAGTTTCGGGCGATAAATCAAATAATTTTTGTTTTTCTACGGGCGAAGACCAATAGGTAAGATCGTATCGCATTACTGGATTAGTCTTTCTCTTCAAATGAATACTTCCAGTATTAATCATATCATCATCTGATTGATACAAACTTGCAGAATCTTCTAAAACCAAAGTTCCTAAACCGTTATATGCAAATTCAATTGCCAAAGTTTTATTCTCTGATAATACAACCGTTTTTCCTTCATCAATAGTACAACCACACATATTTGCTGTTATTAAATCTGAATAATTATCTTTGAAATAAACATCTTTTTCGCGAGATGGAAAACCATTTGACCAAGCAGTCCCATCCCAACTTGTCGTATTCACACAGAGTTTTAAGCGGGCAATTCTATGCTTTGAAATATCGGAAACGGAATTAAAATTTCCTCCAATCAACAATTTATATTCATCTGTGAAGTTCATTGCATAAAGGGTATTGTTCAAATTCGCCTTGAAAGAATTGTCAAGACTCCCCGAAGGCAGTAATCGAATAAGCCTTGAAACTGCAGTGGTTTTATAAGTTCCTGAAAAAGTCCCTCCTACAAGTATTCTTTCATCTGGCTGTACTAAAAAGCATCGAACATCTCCTTTACTAAAACCAGTTCCAGATTCGAAAGTAGTATCAAGACTTCCATCATTATTTAATCGAAGAATTCTCTTTTGTGGAATTCCATTGAAAACTAAAAAAGAACCCCCAACAATTATTTTTTGATCGGACTGTATAGCAACTGCATATACGTTTTTATCAAAGCCATTTTGAATATTAAAACTTCTATCAACACTTCCGTCAGTATTTAAGCGCACCAAACCTGCAAAATCCAAATCATTAAAGGTTTTAAAATGGCCTCCTACCAAAATTTTTCCATCTGGACATAGTGTAATTGTTTCGATAATTCCATTAGCTCCTGAACCAGTATTAAAAGCGGGATCTTTTGTTCCATCTGCAAGCAGCCTAATAATTCTTCCGGCATTTACTGTTGATCCATTAAATTTTGTAAAGTTTCCTGCGGCTATAATTTTTTGATCGGTTTGAATTGCCAATGCATAAACTTGTCCATTACAGCCATCACCAATATTAAAAGAAGCATCAATTTCTCCGTTTGAAGTAATTCTGATAATTCTATTATTAGTAATATCATTGTACTTTGTAAAGTTTCCTCCTAAAACTATTCTCCCATCAGCTTGTAATACGGCAGTTTTTATCAGGTTATTGGCTCCTGATTTTTCAGAGTTAAAAGCCGTATCACTAGAACCATTCTCTAAAAGGCAAGTAACCCTGAAAGCTATTGCCCCATTGAACTTTTTAAAACTGCCTCCAATCATTATCTTTTTATCAGCCAGAGGTAAAATACTAAAAACAGTATTATCAAATCCTATTCCTGAAGACAAATAAGCAATATCTCTTTCTCCATTACTGTCGATTTTAGCCAATCGGCCTTGATTTAATCCGTCAAAAACAGAAAAAGAGCCTCCCACAAACCAAGATCCTTCCTCATCAGATTCTAAACATAAAACAGAAGCTGAAGCGGGTCCTGAACCGATATCAAAATCTGGTTTTATTGTTCCGTCTGCATTTAAAAAGACCAATCTATTTACCTCATTATTGTTATACAATCCTGTAAAAGATCCTCCAGCCATAATATCTCCATTTGCATTAATTTTCAATACCTGAACGCCTTCTTTACTAAAGCCTGAACCCATTTGAAAACTCTCATCTTTACTTCCATCCTCATTTAAGCAAACTATCCTATTAGCTGCACTATCATCATATACAGTAAAATTACCTCCTAAAACTATCTTTCCATCAGAACGCAAAGCAATGGCATTGACATCATCATTAAATCCAGTTCCGGAATCAAAATCGGGATCAATACTGCCATCTTCTTTTAGCTGTATTATTCTATTGATAAAACTCGTATTGAACTTAGTAAAATTTCCCGTTAGAATTATTTTTTTTGCAGATGTAACACAAACATGAGTAATATTTAATGCTGAACCACTACCCGTTAGAAAATAAGAATCGAGATTTCCATTAGGAAGTAAACGTGCGATCCTATTCACTACCGTATTATTGTATTTCGTAAAACTTCCTACAATGATTATTTTTCCATCATCCTGTAAAGCGATATCGTAGACAATGCCAGAAGTTGCAGTTGTAGCTGCTCCAATTGTTGTATTAAAACTCGCATCGTAAGATCCGTCAGAATTTAAACGAACTAATCGACCTGCATTAAATCCGTTATAAGTTGTAAAACTTCCTCCAAGAATAATTTTGCCATCGTCTTGTAAATAGGATGCATAAACTTTTCCATTAAAACCTTTTCCAGTACTAAAACTGTCATCAATTGATCCATCGGGATTCAGTCGAGTAAGGTAGGAAACAGGAGTTCCATTTAAACTTAAAAATTCACCACCAACAATTAAACGATTGTCTCTCTGCAAAAGAAGTGTCCTTACTGGATTACTAAAACCGTCTCCATTTTCTCCATCATCTTTCGT
This portion of the Flavobacterium panacagri genome encodes:
- a CDS encoding T9SS sorting signal type C domain-containing protein — encoded protein: MIKKTLYLLILIFPLSSNGILFAQQGKVDITFNTKDDGENGDGFSNPVRTLLLQRDNRLIVGGEFLSLNGTPVSYLTRLNPDGSIDDSFSTGKGFNGKVYASYLQDDGKIILGGSFTTYNGFNAGRLVRLNSDGSYDASFNTTIGAATTATSGIVYDIALQDDGKIIIVGSFTKYNNTVVNRIARLLPNGNLDSYFLTGSGSALNITHVCVTSAKKIILTGNFTKFNTSFINRIIQLKEDGSIDPDFDSGTGFNDDVNAIALRSDGKIVLGGNFTVYDDSAANRIVCLNEDGSKDESFQMGSGFSKEGVQVLKINANGDIMAGGSFTGLYNNNEVNRLVFLNADGTIKPDFDIGSGPASASVLCLESDEEGSWFVGGSFSVFDGLNQGRLAKIDSNGERDIAYLSSGIGFDNTVFSILPLADKKIMIGGSFKKFNGAIAFRVTCLLENGSSDTAFNSEKSGANNLIKTAVLQADGRIVLGGNFTKYNDITNNRIIRITSNGEIDASFNIGDGCNGQVYALAIQTDQKIIAAGNFTKFNGSTVNAGRIIRLLADGTKDPAFNTGSGANGIIETITLCPDGKILVGGHFKTFNDLDFAGLVRLNTDGSVDRSFNIQNGFDKNVYAVAIQSDQKIIVGGSFLVFNGIPQKRILRLNNDGSLDTTFESGTGFSKGDVRCFLVQPDERILVGGTFSGTYKTTAVSRLIRLLPSGSLDNSFKANLNNTLYAMNFTDEYKLLIGGNFNSVSDISKHRIARLKLCVNTTSWDGTAWSNGFPSREKDVYFKDNYSDLITANMCGCTIDEGKTVVLSENKTLAIEFAYNGLGTLVLEDSASLYQSDDDMINTGSIHLKRKTNPVMRYDLTYWSSPVEKQKLFDLSPETLGDKYYWYNPLSGWTVNYNGTMMMIPGQGYNVRAPQNYSLTDRVIFEGIFKGVPNNGKVKVDFETANNYYLVGNPYPSAISADAFLMFNTGKTKGAIYFWTHNQPPQNNEYTEDGFAAYNLLGGVGTRPALNSGVSNKAPDGTIASGQGFFVKSNVVGALEFNNSMRISGSNNTFFKPAKNSETQSEQDEKQRFWLNFKNNDNGFRQILLGYAEGASNGLDLNYDAELLSSNQGLDFYSIAESKKLSIQGRALPFRQSDSIILGYKTNLKGTYYLELDHQDKFFDGRNIFLADKTLGKIHNLSQFPYQFESDAGTFNQRFSIIYNDKTLEVAANLKESEGVLVAVKNHVITVESLDGNLKEIDIYDISGNELYRNSKIESSKVIISNLVSTHQVLILKIFYENGDATSKKVIF